In Thermotoga sp. Ku-13t, one genomic interval encodes:
- a CDS encoding V-type ATP synthase subunit A — MEGKIIRVAGPLVVARGLQNVKMYEMVRVGELKLFGEIIGLDKDIAYIQVYEETQGVGPGEPVFPLGEPLSVELGPGIVGQIYDGIQRPLNKLAEQAGDFLSRGLSLPALDRTIKWDFEAWVKPGDEVVGGDVLGVVQETSALQHKILVPPNLRGKILEIKSGSYTVEEPIGILLDPEGKKVELKLMHKWPVRYQRPVREKIPPRTPLVTGQRVLDTFFPVVKGGTACVPGPFGSGKTIIQHQLAKWADADVIVYVGCGERGNEMTEVLIEFPELTDPRTGKPLMERTILIANTSNMPVAAREASVFTGITIAEYFRDMGYHVALMADSTSRWAEAMREISGRLAEMPGEEGYPAYLASRIASFYERAGYVKCVGKDDRTGSVSIIGAVSPPGGDLSDPVVQATLRVVKVFWGLDASLAFSRHFPAVNWLISYSLYLDVVKDYWSQHVAEDWYELRQQAMSILQREAELQDIVRLVGMEALSPQDRLVLETARSIREDFLHQNALHEVDTYTSPRKQYLMLKNIMNFYRIASKLLDEGVPLQSILKLPEREKIARMKFVSESRISEIENLIKEVEEKLLSLKKGAEEVA, encoded by the coding sequence ATGGAAGGTAAGATCATCCGGGTCGCCGGTCCTCTCGTGGTGGCCAGAGGTCTTCAGAACGTCAAGATGTACGAAATGGTCAGGGTTGGAGAGCTGAAACTGTTCGGCGAAATCATAGGTCTGGACAAGGATATCGCGTACATACAGGTTTACGAAGAAACGCAGGGTGTTGGACCTGGTGAGCCGGTGTTCCCGCTCGGCGAACCGCTCAGCGTTGAACTCGGACCGGGCATCGTCGGGCAGATATACGATGGAATTCAAAGGCCTTTGAACAAACTCGCCGAACAGGCTGGAGACTTTCTCAGCAGGGGTCTCTCACTCCCGGCTCTGGATAGAACGATCAAGTGGGACTTCGAAGCCTGGGTCAAGCCGGGCGACGAGGTCGTTGGGGGAGACGTGCTCGGGGTCGTTCAGGAAACTTCTGCACTTCAACACAAAATCTTGGTCCCACCGAATCTGCGAGGAAAAATCCTTGAGATAAAGAGCGGTTCATACACGGTTGAAGAACCGATAGGTATTTTGTTGGATCCAGAGGGGAAGAAGGTCGAGCTGAAGCTCATGCACAAATGGCCCGTCAGATACCAGAGACCTGTCAGAGAAAAGATTCCCCCACGAACTCCTCTCGTAACTGGTCAGAGGGTTCTCGACACTTTCTTCCCGGTCGTCAAAGGTGGTACTGCGTGTGTTCCTGGACCATTTGGGAGTGGGAAGACGATCATCCAGCACCAGCTCGCCAAGTGGGCCGACGCCGACGTGATCGTATATGTGGGATGCGGAGAGCGTGGGAACGAGATGACAGAAGTTCTCATAGAGTTCCCGGAGCTGACCGACCCAAGGACCGGTAAACCTCTGATGGAAAGGACCATACTCATCGCGAACACTTCGAACATGCCTGTGGCTGCGAGAGAAGCGTCCGTGTTCACGGGAATAACGATAGCAGAGTATTTCAGGGACATGGGTTACCACGTGGCACTCATGGCCGATTCGACGTCCAGATGGGCGGAAGCCATGAGGGAAATTTCAGGTCGACTCGCGGAGATGCCGGGCGAAGAAGGTTATCCGGCCTATCTGGCATCGAGGATCGCGAGCTTCTACGAACGTGCGGGTTACGTGAAGTGCGTGGGAAAGGACGATAGGACCGGTTCTGTGAGTATCATAGGTGCGGTGTCGCCTCCCGGTGGAGATTTGTCCGATCCAGTGGTTCAGGCGACGCTCAGGGTCGTGAAGGTGTTCTGGGGCCTGGACGCTAGTCTGGCGTTCAGCAGACACTTCCCCGCGGTCAACTGGCTCATAAGCTATTCGCTGTATCTGGACGTCGTCAAAGATTACTGGTCACAACATGTGGCGGAGGACTGGTACGAACTGAGGCAGCAGGCCATGAGCATCCTGCAGAGAGAAGCCGAGTTACAGGACATCGTCAGGCTCGTCGGTATGGAAGCACTCTCACCGCAGGACAGATTGGTGCTCGAAACGGCCCGTTCGATCAGGGAAGATTTTCTGCACCAGAACGCGTTGCACGAAGTCGACACATACACTTCTCCGAGAAAGCAGTACCTGATGCTAAAGAACATAATGAACTTCTACAGGATAGCATCAAAACTGCTGGACGAAGGCGTGCCGTTGCAGAGCATTCTCAAACTGCCCGAGCGTGAAAAGATCGCGAGGATGAAGTTCGTCAGCGAGAGCAGAATCTCGGAGATAGAAAACCTCATCAAAGAAGTTGAAGAAAAGCTTCTGTCTCTGAAGAAGGGGGCTGAAGAAGTTGCCTAA
- a CDS encoding V-type ATP synthase subunit K, translated as MEEEVDKMLGLSIALIGAALGAAFGAIGSAKGVGMAGEAAAGVLAEKPELFGTVLILQALPGTQGFYGFIGAFLILLRLGILGGNFPELTIAQGLTVFAVSIPLIFGLFVSAIWQGKASVAALQMIAQRPQTTGQAIIIPALVETYAILSLITSIILLFFGVKL; from the coding sequence ATAGAAGAGGAGGTAGATAAGATGCTCGGACTGTCCATCGCTCTGATTGGTGCTGCACTCGGTGCCGCGTTCGGTGCGATCGGCTCTGCCAAAGGTGTCGGGATGGCCGGAGAAGCGGCTGCAGGAGTGCTGGCAGAGAAACCGGAACTTTTCGGAACGGTGCTCATACTGCAGGCTCTCCCTGGTACTCAGGGTTTCTACGGTTTCATAGGTGCGTTTTTGATACTGCTGCGCCTGGGTATACTTGGTGGGAACTTCCCAGAATTGACGATCGCTCAGGGTTTGACAGTTTTCGCGGTGAGTATACCTCTGATCTTCGGTCTGTTTGTCAGCGCCATTTGGCAAGGTAAGGCAAGCGTGGCAGCACTCCAGATGATCGCTCAAAGGCCGCAAACGACAGGACAGGCCATCATAATACCCGCTCTGGTTGAAACGTATGCGATCCTGTCTTTGATAACCTCCATAATCTTGCTGTTCTTTGGAGTGAAACTGTGA
- a CDS encoding V-type proton ATPase subunit E: MSLQKILERLEREKVERIKQTQEEYEKKFQELAKIEMDKFNAWKEEQTKILEQTIAAEEYAVLSKERLWFKNELTKIENEAVEQVKQKLIEAVSKLPGDVYTSIWEKLIEKEGLFEAKIILAKNESKLDLERLIHKYKLSIADEKIDAKGGFVAEKGQFVIDLTLDTLINELVENNLSQIARILRGEA, translated from the coding sequence ATGTCTCTCCAGAAAATACTCGAGAGACTCGAACGTGAGAAAGTAGAAAGAATAAAGCAGACACAGGAGGAATACGAGAAAAAGTTCCAGGAGCTTGCGAAAATTGAAATGGATAAATTCAACGCCTGGAAAGAGGAACAGACGAAAATACTCGAACAAACCATCGCCGCCGAGGAGTACGCAGTCCTTTCGAAAGAAAGGCTGTGGTTCAAAAATGAACTCACGAAGATAGAGAACGAAGCTGTAGAACAGGTGAAGCAGAAACTGATCGAGGCTGTTTCCAAACTCCCAGGCGATGTCTACACGAGCATATGGGAAAAACTCATAGAAAAAGAGGGGTTGTTCGAAGCGAAGATCATCCTTGCCAAAAACGAGTCGAAGCTGGACCTCGAGCGACTCATCCACAAGTACAAGCTCTCGATAGCCGACGAGAAGATAGATGCCAAGGGTGGTTTTGTGGCGGAAAAAGGTCAGTTTGTGATAGATCTAACGCTCGACACGCTCATCAACGAGCTCGTGGAGAACAATCTTTCACAGATCGCAAGAATCCTGCGCGGTGAGGCGTGA
- a CDS encoding V-type ATP synthase subunit F, translated as MSEGRIAIIGPEKLVGIFSMFGVETHPVSDAKEAYDVFVKVQNQHSLIVVFESVADKILQDVKENLPLVLPDTFSHEKKSEKALRKLFEKILGVDLLAEGEGYYGR; from the coding sequence ATGTCTGAAGGCAGAATCGCCATCATAGGTCCAGAGAAGCTGGTGGGCATCTTCTCAATGTTCGGTGTGGAAACACACCCCGTTTCTGATGCGAAGGAAGCTTACGATGTGTTTGTCAAAGTTCAGAACCAGCACTCTTTGATCGTCGTATTTGAAAGCGTCGCGGACAAGATCCTGCAGGACGTGAAGGAGAATCTACCGCTCGTGCTACCGGACACCTTCAGTCACGAGAAAAAGAGCGAGAAAGCTCTGAGAAAACTGTTCGAAAAGATCCTTGGAGTGGATCTCTTAGCCGAAGGAGAGGGATACTATGGAAGGTAA
- a CDS encoding V-type ATP synthase subunit D: MPLRVNPNRMELLRLRKRLVLARRGHKLLEDKLEGLIQRFLQESKDYRAFREEVESQFLSFLALGTYARTRIREDFWHLISETSNGRTTLRERVEKRMNIPVSVLFIEEFSPPVYSLVETPTVLDELVKKWKELLEKIVELANKERYLIALAMEIERTKRRVNALEYKLIPQLEETIKFISTKLEELERSNFFRLLRLKE; the protein is encoded by the coding sequence ATGCCTCTGAGGGTCAATCCAAACAGGATGGAACTCCTCAGATTGAGGAAACGCCTCGTTCTTGCTCGTCGAGGCCATAAACTCCTCGAGGATAAGCTTGAGGGCTTGATACAGAGGTTTCTGCAGGAATCGAAGGATTACAGAGCGTTCAGAGAAGAGGTAGAATCTCAGTTTCTGAGCTTTCTCGCCCTGGGAACCTATGCGAGAACGAGGATCCGGGAAGATTTCTGGCATTTGATTTCAGAAACTTCGAACGGCAGAACCACTCTCAGAGAACGCGTTGAGAAGAGAATGAACATTCCTGTCAGCGTGTTGTTCATAGAAGAATTTTCCCCTCCAGTTTACAGTTTGGTCGAAACGCCGACAGTGCTGGACGAGCTGGTGAAAAAGTGGAAAGAACTTCTCGAGAAAATCGTGGAACTTGCCAACAAAGAGCGTTACCTGATCGCTCTGGCAATGGAGATCGAAAGAACCAAAAGGAGGGTCAACGCGCTCGAGTACAAACTCATACCGCAACTCGAAGAAACGATCAAGTTCATCAGCACGAAACTCGAGGAGCTCGAGAGGAGCAACTTTTTCAGGTTGCTGAGGTTGAAGGAATGA
- a CDS encoding V-type ATP synthase subunit I — translation MAILRVERFWLIVPKEEESKLLEVFKAFPRIHWEKTSKIESQSSRYSAQLSKIEETFKIALELFPNKKNLLESFFAGREEIDEKQFQQLLEEVSWKKLYRTAKWAEKALENLKRRKERLEQLTFDIRFWDKLDCALDFPRSFERYELFSGIISKKNFDQFLQQAGELLEESWIWSVQEKKEVKCVLLVRKENADKIEKTLQKFEFTPKKIPYLKSTPSESIQRLNRILENVEKAKERILKRASILNEKFRNLEAWYDYFLSKSLEERTTDFRYDTVYFTAYTGWIPTIDKQEFLNLLERTVSQYGFESREPLEDEDPPVILHNPRFIKPFEFLTKLYGMPRYNGVDPTPYVAPFYLIFFGICLGDVGYGLLQLTLVSWIKKAFKPERGAKELLDLLQVLSIPSILVGILTWSFFGSQPFLGPDGKFLGIFPVVNPTGELMKALTIALFIGVFSQMYALVLRMVCGFKTKDYKTAIYDGLLWLLFFASLLGYFGLQLITGKQYRIFLYILLASALGLILTQGRDKKNILSRIVVGVISLYGIVGAYGISSFVGDVLSYSRLFALNLVGSVFGSVITQLAQMVKGVPALGWILFALIWVGGQLLNYVLSALSAFVHSTRLQFLEMFGKFYSAGGKAFTPYALEGKYFKVRK, via the coding sequence ATGGCGATACTGAGAGTTGAGCGCTTCTGGCTCATCGTTCCGAAGGAGGAAGAATCCAAGCTTCTTGAAGTCTTCAAAGCTTTTCCCCGGATACACTGGGAAAAGACGTCGAAGATCGAATCACAATCATCCAGGTACAGTGCTCAACTGAGCAAGATAGAGGAAACGTTCAAAATCGCTCTCGAACTCTTCCCCAACAAGAAGAACCTGCTCGAAAGCTTCTTCGCCGGCAGGGAAGAGATCGATGAAAAGCAATTCCAGCAGCTGCTCGAAGAAGTCAGCTGGAAAAAGCTCTACAGGACTGCCAAATGGGCCGAAAAAGCCTTGGAGAATCTCAAAAGACGAAAGGAACGGTTAGAACAACTCACCTTCGACATAAGGTTCTGGGATAAGCTCGATTGTGCTCTTGATTTTCCGAGAAGTTTTGAGCGGTACGAACTCTTCTCAGGAATCATTTCAAAGAAGAACTTCGATCAATTCCTGCAGCAAGCCGGTGAACTGCTGGAAGAAAGCTGGATCTGGTCGGTTCAGGAAAAGAAGGAAGTCAAATGTGTCCTGCTGGTGAGAAAAGAAAACGCTGATAAAATCGAGAAAACACTTCAAAAATTCGAATTCACACCCAAGAAGATACCTTACCTCAAGTCCACTCCGTCTGAATCTATCCAGCGGCTCAACAGGATCCTCGAAAACGTTGAGAAGGCAAAAGAACGCATCCTGAAGAGAGCCTCCATACTCAACGAAAAATTCAGAAACCTAGAGGCCTGGTACGATTATTTCCTCTCTAAATCACTCGAGGAAAGAACGACGGACTTTCGTTACGACACTGTGTATTTCACGGCCTACACAGGTTGGATCCCAACCATAGACAAACAGGAGTTCTTGAACCTGCTCGAAAGGACTGTTTCTCAGTACGGTTTTGAAAGTCGTGAACCGCTGGAAGACGAAGATCCGCCAGTCATACTCCACAATCCTCGCTTCATAAAACCGTTCGAGTTTTTGACGAAACTGTACGGTATGCCCAGATACAACGGTGTGGATCCAACACCTTACGTAGCTCCGTTCTATCTGATATTCTTCGGCATATGCCTGGGAGACGTGGGTTACGGTCTGCTCCAGCTGACTCTCGTGAGCTGGATCAAGAAGGCCTTCAAACCTGAACGCGGTGCGAAAGAACTGCTCGATCTTTTGCAGGTTCTAAGTATCCCTTCCATCTTGGTTGGAATCCTCACTTGGAGCTTCTTCGGCAGCCAGCCGTTCCTCGGACCAGACGGCAAGTTCTTGGGTATCTTTCCAGTGGTCAATCCCACAGGAGAACTCATGAAAGCGCTGACAATCGCGCTGTTCATAGGAGTCTTCTCGCAGATGTACGCACTCGTGCTCAGGATGGTTTGTGGCTTCAAGACGAAAGACTACAAAACAGCCATCTACGACGGTCTGCTGTGGCTCTTGTTCTTCGCTTCGCTGCTCGGCTACTTTGGTCTGCAGTTAATCACGGGAAAGCAATACAGAATTTTTCTCTACATCCTGCTGGCGTCTGCCCTCGGTTTGATCCTCACTCAGGGTCGAGACAAAAAGAACATCCTGTCCCGCATCGTGGTCGGTGTCATAAGCTTGTATGGTATCGTTGGAGCTTACGGAATCTCATCCTTCGTTGGTGATGTGCTGTCCTACTCAAGGTTGTTCGCGCTGAACTTGGTCGGTAGTGTGTTCGGTTCCGTCATAACGCAGCTGGCACAGATGGTGAAAGGAGTTCCCGCGCTCGGCTGGATCCTGTTCGCACTCATATGGGTCGGAGGACAACTTCTGAACTACGTGCTCAGCGCCCTGTCGGCGTTCGTCCACTCGACGAGGTTGCAGTTCCTCGAGATGTTCGGTAAGTTCTACAGTGCTGGAGGCAAGGCGTTCACGCCTTACGCCCTCGAAGGTAAATACTTCAAGGTCAGGAAATAG
- a CDS encoding V-type ATP synthase subunit B has translation MPKEYTTVSRISGPLMLVEGVEGAKYGEVVEVKLANGEIRQGQVLEAHENAALVQMFTSTQDLSLKGMRVKFLGKVLEANLSPAILGRTFDGLGRPRDSGPQVVPEKRLDINGSPINPYARAYPSEFIQTGISAIDGMNTLVRGQKLPIFSGAGLPHAALAAQIARQARLLREEEKFAVVFGAMGITFEEANFFIEDFKRTGAIERTVLFINLANDPVIERIATPRFALTAAEYLAFELDMHVLVILTDMTNYAEALREISAARKEVPGRRGYPGYLYTDLATLYERAGRIKGRKGSITLIPILTMPEDDRTHPIPDLTGYITEGQIFLSRDLHRRGIYPPIDVLQSLSRLMRGGIGEGRTRKDHGDLSNQLYAAYSRGLEAKELAVVLGEAALTEEDVLFLKFSQRFEEEFIKQGEYENRSIFETLEIGWRLLRMLPRSSLKRIRPEFIEEFLGKE, from the coding sequence TTGCCTAAGGAATACACGACCGTTTCAAGGATCAGTGGCCCTCTCATGCTCGTTGAAGGTGTTGAAGGCGCGAAGTACGGTGAAGTGGTTGAGGTGAAGCTCGCCAACGGTGAAATAAGGCAGGGACAGGTGCTCGAAGCGCACGAGAACGCGGCGCTCGTTCAGATGTTCACGAGCACGCAGGATCTTTCGTTGAAGGGTATGCGCGTGAAGTTCCTCGGAAAGGTGCTCGAAGCGAACCTGTCTCCTGCGATACTGGGTAGAACCTTCGATGGCCTTGGAAGACCGAGGGATAGTGGACCACAGGTCGTACCAGAAAAAAGGCTCGACATAAACGGAAGCCCGATAAATCCCTACGCACGTGCGTATCCGTCCGAGTTCATTCAGACCGGAATCTCCGCCATAGACGGAATGAACACGCTGGTGAGGGGACAGAAGTTGCCCATTTTCTCCGGCGCCGGCCTACCACACGCAGCACTCGCGGCGCAGATCGCAAGACAGGCAAGACTGCTCAGGGAAGAGGAAAAGTTCGCCGTTGTCTTCGGTGCGATGGGTATCACCTTCGAAGAAGCGAACTTCTTCATAGAGGATTTCAAGAGAACCGGTGCCATAGAGAGAACCGTTTTGTTCATCAACCTCGCGAACGATCCAGTCATCGAAAGGATCGCCACACCGAGGTTCGCACTCACCGCGGCAGAGTATCTGGCGTTCGAACTGGACATGCACGTGCTCGTCATACTCACGGACATGACCAACTACGCTGAGGCGCTCAGAGAGATATCCGCCGCAAGGAAAGAGGTGCCCGGCAGGCGTGGTTATCCCGGTTATCTCTACACCGACCTGGCGACACTCTACGAGAGAGCCGGAAGGATCAAAGGCAGGAAGGGTTCCATAACCCTCATACCCATACTGACCATGCCCGAGGACGACAGAACGCACCCCATCCCGGACCTGACGGGTTACATAACGGAAGGTCAGATCTTCCTCAGCCGCGATCTGCACAGAAGGGGTATATATCCTCCCATCGACGTGCTGCAGTCCCTCTCGAGGCTCATGCGCGGCGGAATAGGAGAGGGTAGAACCAGGAAGGACCACGGAGATCTTTCGAACCAGCTCTACGCAGCTTACTCGAGGGGCCTGGAAGCGAAGGAACTCGCCGTCGTTCTCGGTGAAGCAGCACTGACGGAAGAGGACGTTCTGTTCTTGAAGTTCTCCCAGCGATTCGAAGAGGAGTTCATCAAACAGGGAGAGTACGAGAACAGGAGCATATTCGAAACACTTGAGATAGGCTGGAGACTCCTGAGGATGCTGCCGAGATCGAGCCTGAAACGCATCAGACCGGAATTCATCGAAGAGTTCCTCGGAAAGGAGTAA